A region of Heteronotia binoei isolate CCM8104 ecotype False Entrance Well chromosome 2, APGP_CSIRO_Hbin_v1, whole genome shotgun sequence DNA encodes the following proteins:
- the LOC132567346 gene encoding anti-apoptotic protein NR13-like translates to MLSDLTAETMRLVDDYLQHYLSGSALSHSHMAKTLWRVADKLERREKMFFHLICCAAILLEPGRAAAHLSRVATQMESDGGLNWGQVVVLFVLTGTLATALAERGACEEISSLTEALVIYLWRSVSGWRRTVAGMGSTTTSTNTALIQSTDTIPKATLS, encoded by the coding sequence ATGCTGAGCGATCTGACAGCCGAGACAATGCGGCTGGTGGATGACTACTTGCAGCACTACCTGAGTGGTTCGGCGCTGTCTCACAGCCACATGGCCAAGACCCTGTGGAGAGTGGCTGACAAGCTGGAGAGACGTGAGAAGATGTTCTTTCACTTGATTTGCTGCGCAGCAATCTTGCTGGAGCCCGGTAGGGCAGCCGCCCACTTGAGTCGTGTGGCTACGCAGATGGAATCTGATGGTGGGCTTAACTGGGGCCAAGTAGTGGTGCTGTTTGTGCTCACCGGCACCTTGGCAACTGCACTGGCTGAGCGGGGGGCCTGCGAGGAGATCAGCAGCCTGACAGAGGCATTGGTCATCTATCTGTGGAGAAGTGTGAGTGGCTGGAGGCGCACGGTAGCTGGAATGGGTTCTACCACTACTTCAACAAACACGGCTCTGATTCAATCAACCGATACGATACCAAAAGCAACACTATCATAG